The genomic region AGAGTTTCTCGCTTATGTAATCAATTAAAGCACTTAAGGGTTTTATAAAATTTCCTGTTTGTATATTTTTGCCAATAAATGCGCAATCAAAAAATTTGAACATTCCCCTATGTTGAGGATTATTGATTTCATTGTAGAAATTTACAGTGGCAAAACATACAAGCGGTAATATAGGAGGATTATAAGAAATGTCATATTTTTCTTTAATGCTAGATTCTGTATTGGCGATTTCCATTAAAAGCTTCCATTTATAAGTCTGTCCCGCCCTTTCACGCAAGGAAGTTTTAAGCGACAAAATTAAACATTTGTGGAATTTATTTTTAGAATCTAAGCTATAAATCACCAAATCCACATCGGGCTTTTGTATCTCCTCCCCCACTTTGATATAAAATAAATCTTGCCATTGTGGAACAGAAGAAATTTTAGAGGTAATGAAAATATTTTGTCTTATATTGCCTTGTTCTTTATTTTTAAGAAATACCCAAACAATAAGGTTTGAAAATGCTCCTCCAGCAATACTTTTTCTCGCTTGACTCGCGTCTCTTATTTCGCCCTGTTGAATTCTATTTTGAATAAGAATTTCTACTTCATCTTTGCAATCTACAAGGTAATCATAGAGATGATTAAAAATTTCTTGCAATCCAAATTTTTGAGTAGAAATATCAACATTAATTTTTGCAATCATTGGTTGCATATAATATCTAGATTCTATATCTTGCAAGGTTTTTATTTCATCTTTGTTTAACATTTTGTAACTCATAGTTTTTATTATTTATACTCCATTACTCCCACTCAATTGTGCCCGGTGGCTTAGAAGTGATGTCATACACCACGCGGTTAATGCCCTCTACTTCATTGATTATGCGATTACTCACAGATTCTAAAAAGCTATGTGGCAAGTGTGCAAAACTCGCAGTCATTCCATCTAGTGCCTCCACTGCACGCACACAAATGGTATTATCATAAGTGCGATTATCGCCCATTACTCCCACACTGCACACATTTAAAAGCACGCAAAATGCCTGCCAAACTTTATCATAAAGCCCCGCCTTATAAAGCTCTTCTACAAAGATAGAATCCGCCTCGCGCAATAAATCTAAATCCGCCCTATTCACCTCTCCCATAATGCGAATAGCAAGTCCGGGTCCGGGAAATGGATGGCGCATAAGCATAGATTCTGGCATTCCTAGCTCCCTGCCTAATGCCCTCACTTCATCTTTAAAAAGCTCTCTTAAAGGCTCTATTAACTCAAATTGCATCCATTCAGGCAACCCGCCTACATTATGATGGCTTTTTATCGTCTTAGATGGTCCTTTCACGCTTACAGATTCTATCACATCGGGATAGAGTGTGCCTTGTGCTAGGAATTTTATCTCACCCTTTGCATTGTGCTTTTTTGCCTCTTTTTCAAAGACTTCTATGAAAGTCTCGCCGATGATTTTACGCTTCATCTCTGGGTCAATCACACCTTTAAGCCTCTCTAAAAACAACACACTCGCATCACACACAATCAAAGGCACTTTTAAGTTTTCTTTAAACATCTTCTCAACTGCCTCTCTCTCACCTTTACGCAAAAGCCCCGTATCCACAAATACAGGGATAAGGGCATCTCCTATGGCATGATATAAAAGCGTGGCAACAACGCTAGAATCCACCCCACCACTTACAGCGCATAAGACTTTTTGCCCTAGTTTTTGCGCGTTTTTAGAATCCCAAGATTTTCCAAAAACTCTTTTTCTTAGTTTTATAATCTCTGTTTGAGCAAAATTACGCATATTCCAGCTTGTATCCGCACCACAAATTTGCAGGGCAAAATTCTTTAGAATCTCCCCTCCGCACTCACTATGCACAACTTCAGGGTGAAACTGCAGTGCATAAATGTTTTGCTTCAAATTTGCTATCGCGCAATAATGCGTGTTCCCAGACTTTGCAAGCTCTACAAAACCTTGCGGGATAGATTCCACCTTATCAGCGTGGCTCATCCATACGATAGAATTCTGCTTAACATTATGAAATAAAACATTATGCGATTTTAAAGCACTTGCTAAAACTGCATTTGAAACTTCCAAATGCACAATTGCAAAATCCCTTCCTTGAGAATCTTTTGCACTTCTGCCTATCTCTTTAAATCCTAATTTCTGGTAGAATTTTAGCCCCCGCGCATTATCTGCATTGCAATCTACTACAATGCTATCAAACTGCTTCAGATGTCGCATAAATGCTTCACGCAATAATGCCCTCCCCACACCACGTCTAAAAAACTTCGGATGCACAAAAAGCATTTCAATACGATTGTGCTCTACTCCAAGAAAGCCTAAAAATGTCTCTTCATCAGTTGCTACAAGTGTATTTTTAGATTTTTCCAAAAGCGCATTAACATCGTTTTTAATTTCCAAAATAGCATTCTCTGTTAAAAATTCGTGGCTATCTCTAACAGAATCCTCCCACAAATCCACAAGTGCCACCTTTGGCATTTTTTTATGGTCAAATTCACTAAAAGTTAAATTCTCTTCTATATTGAGAATCTCCAAAACCGCCTTGCCAAACTCTTGCGCCTCTGCCCTCACCACAGAGCCACCAAAAAAATGCGCGATATATTGCATACCATAGCAAATGCCAAGCACAGGGATTCCTAACTCAAATATCCTAGAATCAGGCTTATATGCGCCCTCTTCATACACGCTAGCAGGTCCTCCGCTTAAAATAATGCCTTTAGGTTGCTTTGCCTTAATAGAATCTAGTGTTTCAAAATACGGAACAATCTCTGTATAGATTCCATATTCGCGCAGTCGCCTAGCGATTAATTGCGTGTATTGAGAGCCAAAATCCAAAACCAAAATTTCCACATTTGCTAAAAAATCTTGTCGCATAAAAACCCTTGTAAGAGATAAATTTCCAAATGATAATAGAACAAGATTCTAACAAAAATTAACTTAAGTCTATAAACTTCAAGCTACAAGCTATGCTTTAGTGTGCATTTAGCATAAAGGTAATGCTAAAAATTACAACTCCAAAAGCGAGAATTTACCCACACAA from Helicobacter himalayensis harbors:
- the guaA gene encoding glutamine-hydrolyzing GMP synthase, whose amino-acid sequence is MRQDFLANVEILVLDFGSQYTQLIARRLREYGIYTEIVPYFETLDSIKAKQPKGIILSGGPASVYEEGAYKPDSRIFELGIPVLGICYGMQYIAHFFGGSVVRAEAQEFGKAVLEILNIEENLTFSEFDHKKMPKVALVDLWEDSVRDSHEFLTENAILEIKNDVNALLEKSKNTLVATDEETFLGFLGVEHNRIEMLFVHPKFFRRGVGRALLREAFMRHLKQFDSIVVDCNADNARGLKFYQKLGFKEIGRSAKDSQGRDFAIVHLEVSNAVLASALKSHNVLFHNVKQNSIVWMSHADKVESIPQGFVELAKSGNTHYCAIANLKQNIYALQFHPEVVHSECGGEILKNFALQICGADTSWNMRNFAQTEIIKLRKRVFGKSWDSKNAQKLGQKVLCAVSGGVDSSVVATLLYHAIGDALIPVFVDTGLLRKGEREAVEKMFKENLKVPLIVCDASVLFLERLKGVIDPEMKRKIIGETFIEVFEKEAKKHNAKGEIKFLAQGTLYPDVIESVSVKGPSKTIKSHHNVGGLPEWMQFELIEPLRELFKDEVRALGRELGMPESMLMRHPFPGPGLAIRIMGEVNRADLDLLREADSIFVEELYKAGLYDKVWQAFCVLLNVCSVGVMGDNRTYDNTICVRAVEALDGMTASFAHLPHSFLESVSNRIINEVEGINRVVYDITSKPPGTIEWE
- a CDS encoding BsaWI family type II restriction enzyme — its product is MLNKDEIKTLQDIESRYYMQPMIAKINVDISTQKFGLQEIFNHLYDYLVDCKDEVEILIQNRIQQGEIRDASQARKSIAGGAFSNLIVWVFLKNKEQGNIRQNIFITSKISSVPQWQDLFYIKVGEEIQKPDVDLVIYSLDSKNKFHKCLILSLKTSLRERAGQTYKWKLLMEIANTESSIKEKYDISYNPPILPLVCFATVNFYNEINNPQHRGMFKFFDCAFIGKNIQTGNFIKPLSALIDYISEKL